From the genome of Oryza glaberrima chromosome 1, OglaRS2, whole genome shotgun sequence:
ttgattttttttataatgtaaaAGAAATGGACAGCAACAGGTAGAAAGAAAGCAATCCACCTAAGTAAGAAGGATAAAAAGAACTAGGAATAACCAAATAAAGGATATCTTAACCATGTAGTCACTAGTCAGGATTCAGGAACCCCTGGTTTGCTCCTCTAGCTTTTTGAATGATATTCAGAATACTATTCTTATCATCTTATTTGAAGGAATAGTGATGTCTTGATAGCATGCAGTACAGGAGCTGTGATACTCCCATCATCATATTGTGGTTCTCCAGTAGCAATATCGATCCCCATTCTTCTGTTCTTGACTTTCTCTTGCCTTGTTAATCCATACTGTCATTTACTGTATAATCTCACAGATCTGCTACTCCTATTATTTCAGAGCTGGCAAAGAAGATTTGTGTTCCATGCAATTCTAAGGATATACATGCCATGCCAGAAGATTCTGCTAAGAAGATGCTAGAACAGGTTTTATTCTTGTATGATTTTGTAGTCAAGAGTCTGATTAAGGTTATTGGCACTTCATCAACTGACTCTTGAAAACAGGTGGGTGGTTGGGAATTAGCAACCGAAGGTGACATTCTGAAATTGCACAGAGCATGGAAGGTGAAGAATTTTGTAAAAGGGCTTGAATTCCTTCAgcttgttgctgctgttgctgagGAAGAAGGTTTCctgttcttttgtttctttttatacaTACTGGCATAATCTATATGGTCTATTTCCACCACATGTTTCCTTAGTTAAATTAAGTCAGCAATGATTAGCTAACTTCTCTTACAGTACTAGTTGATTTGGAGGTTCACAGTTTTACATACCTCTTTTGAGACACCAAACGTACCATAAAAAGGTTAAACAATATGATGCAGAGCAAGTGTTCCAAGTGGAGCTACTGCAAGCTAGTACTATTTCATATGCAGTACTTCGTGGCTGCATGTAATTCTACGCTTATTGTCTGGATGAGATAAGATAGAGAGGAGAGCTAGTAAGCTAGCTCCTGTTGAACTTGGGAAAATATCTTATAATTGTTATGGCTATTGATGAAGAATAGAAAGATTGCGTTACATTTGATATAGTGTAGTCATGGTGATCAGAATCAAATTATTAGTTTTCTCACATTTTTCTACCTATGCATTACATTTGTTGTCATAGCATGCTACAATTATATTTAGTATGCTGGGAGTTTATTTACATGTTGCATGAAAAACACTTCTAAACTGTTCACATTTTTTGGATCTCATTTTTGTTTTAAATAACAGTGCCAGTGAAGTATGTTTGATGTCCTTTCGCAGGCCACCACCCTGATCTTCATCTTGTCGGTTGGAACAATGTGAAAATTGATGTTTGGACTCACTCTGTCAGTAAGTGATTTGCATATCATTCGTGTTGCCAATTTGTTTTGATGTGATCATTTAAAAGAATCAAACCTCATATCTCTCAGTATTTTGGTTTGTTCTTTAGTCAAAGTTCCTTCCAAACCTGAAAACACTTGACTCATTACATTTAGCAGTGAATGTTGAAGCCAATGCTGCTGAATGAAATAAAGGGATCACTGTTGTTCCTGTTTAACTTTGTTTAACCTTTTCAATCTCTAGGACTGAAAGGTCAAAATGGCTCTTTCCTAAACCTTAATGAATGATGGCTATTAGTCAATACACTATTTTAGGAACTCTGATTGACTTGACTAAGTTTTCACTTTGCAAGAAAAACAAGATGGCCATAATGGCATAATTTATGCTCTTTTATTTGGACAATATCAAAATTCAGATGTTTATTTGAGAAATTCTTGCCCTCTATTAGTTGAAACCTAACCGAATTTCTATGGATTATGGAAAAAAGATTACATGCTTGGAGCCTTGGATGTTTAGTCTGTTGGTGATTTGCCTTTTCCATGTAAAATATTTGTATGCTTAAAAGGAGATAAGTCAAGAAATAGGGACCAGACATAGCAACTGTAGCTGAAGGCACATAATCACAGTATTTGGTTGTTGAGAATTGGGTTAGGATTTAGGAAGCCGTACTGAAGCAACATAAGCACAGTAACAGAACAGAAATCACCATCAGTCCATCACTCTAGTTTATAATGATGTGATTCCACTGCTATGGTTGCAGGAGGCTTAactgacaatgatttcatcctTGCTGCGAAGATCAATAACCTCAACTTAGAAGGCCTCTTAAGCAAGAAAGCTACAGTCCAAAAGTAGTTCGCGCAGATGAAGCGATTGATTTCTGACGAGATTTATGTACTTGCTTCGGTTAGAATGCGTGAGTTGAGGTATCTTTAACTTGATAAGCTTTTCTTGAATTTGTACCGGGAGTTTCTCTGTTCTTTCTAAATTTTACCAATGCTGTTGGACCGGGTCTACTTCTGTTACAGAATGTCGAGAACCACCATAATCTAGATTTGATCAAGGAGAACCTGTTTCTCTTACATGTGGGCCAAGAGATGTAGGGTCCACGAACATTTTAGAGTCCACCACACCTATTCCGCTACGTTTCCTCATTCTTCCGTATGTTATTCACTTATTTGCACCAGGAGAGGTAACGCAAGTGTCCTAATATGTTTTCAACGAGCACAAATATGTCGTGTGAAACAAAAAGGTAAAAGCTTGTTTTGATTTCCAGTACAAATACAAACCGTGAAAATGTGGCATAATGAATTCTTTACCTTTAGAGTTTGAAGTTGTGTCAGA
Proteins encoded in this window:
- the LOC127771835 gene encoding pterin-4-alpha-carbinolamine dehydratase 2, mitochondrial; protein product: MTRGVAMAHARLLLARYYAMAAPSWPTVSKNLPLLGHGRSHHPMYASQDEIKMSSRRWCHGSPDNQELAKKICVPCNSKDIHAMPEDSAKKMLEQVGGWELATEGDILKLHRAWKVKNFVKGLEFLQLVAAVAEEEGHHPDLHLVGWNNVKIDVWTHSVRGLTDNDFILAAKINNLNLEGLLSKKATVQK